From the Danio aesculapii chromosome 9, fDanAes4.1, whole genome shotgun sequence genome, one window contains:
- the zgc:113314 gene encoding uncharacterized protein zgc:113314 isoform X1, with translation MGIIRKYIRNLKDSPTRVQDENDCNSEPFTKPKLSCNMVNKMRNTLVSTETFLQKENITMDAYKRIIKDLVIHLDRVTTKVFVNSPAYNVIDDLGLEECEVFVVRWSEELRNIQSEYRSHLDKISNIERLRRSLDVCLKTREDQIQKVQKEFQWFIIILKSLPKSSVCQDGYSRTELLNLYRQWKKGQLISMLPIMDFIMKTLLKEKDSILKRKLQYKSA, from the exons ATGGGCATCATACGAAAGTACATTCGGAACCTGAAGGATTCGCCTACGAGag TACAGGATGAGAACGATTGTAACTCTGAACCCTTCACAAAACCAAAGCTGTCCTGTAACATG GTTAACAAGATGAGGAACACTTTAGTATCAACAGAAACATTTCTACAG AAAGAAAACATCACCATGGATGCATATAAGCGCATCATAAAAGACCTGGTAATACATTTGGACCGAGTCACAACAAAG gTTTTTGTAAATTCCCCAGCTTACAATGTGATAGACGACCTAGGGTTGGAAGAATGTGAAGTTTTTGTTGTCAGATGGTCTGAGGAGCTGAGGAACATACAATCCGAATACAGAAGCCATTTAGACAAG ATTTCCAATATTGAGAGATTGAGGAGGAGTCTGGATGTATGTCTAAAAACCAGAGAAGATCAAATTCAGAAAGTTCAGAAAGAATTTcagtggtttattattattttgaagtcCCTTCCAAAG TCTTCAGTGTGTCAAGACGGATATTCTAGAACTGAGTTGTTGAATCTCTACAGACAGTGGAAGAAAGGCCAGCTTATCAGTATGCTTCCTATCATGGACTTTATCATGAAGACACTACTTAAAGAAAAG GATTCAATTTTGAAAAGGAAGCTTCAATATAAATCAGCTTAG
- the zgc:113314 gene encoding uncharacterized protein zgc:113314 isoform X2 produces MVNKMRNTLVSTETFLQKENITMDAYKRIIKDLVIHLDRVTTKVFVNSPAYNVIDDLGLEECEVFVVRWSEELRNIQSEYRSHLDKISNIERLRRSLDVCLKTREDQIQKVQKEFQWFIIILKSLPKSSVCQDGYSRTELLNLYRQWKKGQLISMLPIMDFIMKTLLKEKDSILKRKLQYKSA; encoded by the exons ATG GTTAACAAGATGAGGAACACTTTAGTATCAACAGAAACATTTCTACAG AAAGAAAACATCACCATGGATGCATATAAGCGCATCATAAAAGACCTGGTAATACATTTGGACCGAGTCACAACAAAG gTTTTTGTAAATTCCCCAGCTTACAATGTGATAGACGACCTAGGGTTGGAAGAATGTGAAGTTTTTGTTGTCAGATGGTCTGAGGAGCTGAGGAACATACAATCCGAATACAGAAGCCATTTAGACAAG ATTTCCAATATTGAGAGATTGAGGAGGAGTCTGGATGTATGTCTAAAAACCAGAGAAGATCAAATTCAGAAAGTTCAGAAAGAATTTcagtggtttattattattttgaagtcCCTTCCAAAG TCTTCAGTGTGTCAAGACGGATATTCTAGAACTGAGTTGTTGAATCTCTACAGACAGTGGAAGAAAGGCCAGCTTATCAGTATGCTTCCTATCATGGACTTTATCATGAAGACACTACTTAAAGAAAAG GATTCAATTTTGAAAAGGAAGCTTCAATATAAATCAGCTTAG
- the gja8a gene encoding gap junction protein alpha 8 paralog a, with translation MGDWSFLGNILEEVNEHSTVIGRVWLTVLFIFRILILGTAAEFVWGDEQSDYVCNTQQPGCENVCYDEAFPISHIRLWVLQIIFVSTPSLVYVGHAVHYIHMEEKRKEREEAEVSHQQELCEERQAMDQGSVRTAKETSTKGSKKFRLEGTLLCTYICHIIFKALFEIGFVVGQYFLYGFRILPLYKCSRWPCPNTVDCYVSRPTEKTIFIIFMLAVACVSLFLNFVEISHLGLKKIRFVFHRPAPAQLEPLGPPERSLPFLLTTPVQKAKGYRRLEEEKKDEVAHIYPLAEVGMEEGQFFLPQLEKEQKSSQEAIMPTAPPAEETIICDETQPSFIQLIETLPELPTEEPPREGDEVDSLKTPTVLPEVLEEHSEGESVEETYLISLEESFDVDLKDLAGKVVTEEKLLKESSLVDAEPKQEENLSGAGEEKETSQEIAETEDSNFPTKRLREEEGLPDVVEEASEEERELCELEPFVNEDTVQEMKTIDDVNTDDQDVSKIPEGEQESEALVEIVASNLPDIAPIGDEVDMGRDKEDGVQSDVVDSGVLGDLVEIEMVRALDDLQDAEACTLDIAKNDLLENEDRPLETAVNTGGEDLDKSLGLSGDTNQLKTLGKEEVSLGIEDPEDVKGSELVELRQEDESVETENLEKEECSEESKALEALEEMIDAPVVALELEPTEETRSLSRLSKGSSRARSDDLTI, from the coding sequence ATGGGAGACTGGAGCTTCTTGGGTAATATATTGGAGGAAGTAAACGAACATTCAACTGTGATTGGCCGAGTTTGGCTCACAGTGCTATTCATTTTTCGAATTTTAATTCTGGGCACGGCTGCGGAGTTTGTCTGGGGAGACGAGCAGTCTGATTACGTGTGCAACACTCAGCAGCCAGGATGCGAGAATGTGTGCTACGACGAGGCCTTTCCAATCTCTCATATTCGCCTATGGGTGTTGCAGATCATCTTTGTATCCACACCTTCACTTGTATACGTGGGCCATGCTGTCCATTACATCCACATGGAGGAGAAACGAAAGGAGCGTGAAGAAGCTGAGGTCAGCCACCAGCAAGAACTTTGCGAGGAGCGCCAGGCAATGGATCAGGGAAGCGTTCGCACTGCCAAGGAGACCAGCACGAAAGGGAGCAAGAAGTTCAGACTCGAAGGAACCCTGCTGTGCACCTACATCTGCCATATCATCTTCAAAGCTCTGTTTGAAATAGGCTTTGTAGTGGGACAATATTTCCTGTATGGGTTCCGCATCCTGCCTTTGTACAAGTGCAGTCGTTGGCCATGCCCTAACACGGTGGACTGCTACGTCTCCCGGCCCACCGAAAAGACCATCTTCATCATTTTCATGCTTGCAGTGGCTTGTGTTTCCCTGTTCCTCAACTTTGTGGAGATCAGCCACCTTGGCTTGAAGAAGATCCGCTTTGTGTTCCACCGACCAGCTCCTGCACAGTTGGAGCCGCTTGGACCTCCTGAGAGGAGTTTACCGTTTCTTCTAACCACCCCTGTCCAAAAAGCCAAAGGCTACAGGCGCCTCGAAGAGGAGAAGAAAGACGAGGTGGCACATATCTATCCACTAGCTGAGGTTGGGATGGAAGAGGGCCAGTTCTTCTTACCTCAGCTAGAGAAGGAGCAGAAAAGCAGTCAGGAGGCAATTATGCCAACAGCACCACCTGCAGAGGAGACAATTATATGTGATGAGACTCAACCCTCCTTCATTCAGTTGATAGAGACACTACCAGAGCTCCCAACTGAAGAGCCGCCTAGGGAAGGAGATGAGGTAGACAGCCTAAAAACTCCAACAGTGCTCCCAGAGGTACTAGAGGAGCATTCAGAAGGGGAAAGTGTGGAGGAAACCTATTTAATTTCACTTGAGGAGAGTTTTGATGTAGATCTTAAAGATCTGGCTGGGAAAGTGGTGACTGAAGAAAAGTTGCTAAAAGAAAGTAGCTTAGTAGATGCTGAGCCAAAACAAGAGGAAAACCTTTCAGGAGCTGGAGAGGAGAAGGAAACCTCACAGGAAATTGCGGAAACAGAGGATAGCAACTTTCCAACCAAAAGGTTGAGGGAGGAAGAGGGTTTACCTGATGTGGTTGAAGAAGCGTCTGAAGAAGAGAGAGAACTTTGTGAGCTTGAACCTTTTGTGAATGAGGACACTGTGCAGGAGATGAAAACTATAGATGATGTGAATACTGATGATCAGGATGTGTCCAAAATACCTGAAGGTGAACAAGAGTCTGAGGCTTTAGTGGAAATTGTAGCATCAAATCTACCTGACATAGCGCCTATTGGGGATGAAGTAGATATGGGAAGGGACAAAGAAGATGGAGTTCAAAGTGATGTAGTAGACTCAGGAGTTTTAGGAGATTTAGTAGAGATTGAAATGGTCAGAGCTCTAGATGATCTACAAGATGCAGAAGCTTGTACTCTAGATATAGCTAAGAATGATCTTTTAGAAAACGAGGATAGACCTCTTGAGACTGCAGTCAATACAGGTGGAGAGGATCTAGATAAATCTCTAGGACTTTCAGGTGACACTAACCAGTTGAAAACTTTGGGGAAGGAAGAGGTATCATTGGGGATAGAAGATCCAGAGGACGTCAAAGGCTCTGAGTTGGTAGAGTTAAGACAAGAAGATGAGTCTGTGGAAACTGAAAACCTTGAGAAGGAAGAGTGTTCTGAAGAATCAAAAGCCTTGGAGGCTCTAGAGGAGATGATAGATGCTCCAGTTGTAGCTCTAGAGTTAGAACCAACAGAGGAAACAAGATCTTTAAGTCGTCTCAGCAAAGGTAGCAGCAGAGCCAGGTCAGATGATCTAACTATATGA